One window of the Nitrospira sp. genome contains the following:
- a CDS encoding NAD(P)H-dependent oxidoreductase, protein MPDVTWTEIGQVDELKQRPLQQIICGTTTLALSYRDGAFAAISGICNHIGGPLGEGRLDGDYVVCPWHYWKFHRHTGQGEPGYEGDRVPGYSLMIDGGRLYVDLASATKRKKLVKTPHPLARPIVRAEGPIRVLGLATTAMTVDQPRYSASDALLEVALGYAREQLEADTRLIRLRDLSFRACEGFYSKAAEACTWPCSITQMDPADQMDQVYEGIVHWADVILVSTPIRWGGASSLYYKMVERMNCIQNQETIANRHLLKNKVAAFIIMGGQDNVQAVAGQLMTFFAEVGCQFPQFPFIAHSRGWSAEDMERNNSEVQTSRELRDGAQALLSRAVEMARLMVEGRLAGHPLARGGRKAHQLDSEPTG, encoded by the coding sequence GTGCCGGATGTGACATGGACTGAGATCGGCCAGGTGGATGAGCTGAAGCAACGGCCGCTGCAGCAAATCATCTGCGGGACGACCACGCTCGCCTTGAGTTATCGCGACGGCGCGTTTGCGGCCATCTCGGGGATCTGTAACCACATCGGTGGGCCGCTGGGAGAAGGACGACTTGACGGCGACTATGTGGTCTGTCCATGGCACTACTGGAAGTTTCATCGGCATACCGGTCAGGGGGAACCGGGCTACGAGGGAGACCGCGTACCCGGTTATTCACTGATGATTGACGGCGGACGTTTGTATGTTGATCTCGCGTCGGCCACCAAGCGGAAGAAGTTGGTGAAGACACCACATCCGCTGGCCCGTCCGATCGTTCGCGCAGAGGGCCCGATTCGCGTGTTGGGGCTCGCCACGACGGCGATGACCGTCGACCAGCCAAGGTACAGCGCCTCCGATGCCCTGCTTGAAGTCGCATTGGGGTATGCACGCGAGCAGCTCGAGGCCGACACGCGACTCATCCGCCTGCGCGATCTGTCGTTTCGTGCCTGTGAGGGGTTCTATTCCAAGGCGGCGGAGGCCTGTACCTGGCCTTGCTCGATTACGCAGATGGATCCAGCGGACCAGATGGATCAGGTGTACGAGGGCATCGTGCATTGGGCGGATGTGATTCTGGTGTCGACTCCGATCAGATGGGGCGGCGCCAGCAGTCTCTACTACAAAATGGTCGAACGCATGAATTGCATTCAGAACCAGGAGACGATCGCGAACCGGCACCTCCTGAAGAATAAAGTCGCGGCGTTTATCATTATGGGCGGACAGGACAATGTACAGGCCGTCGCGGGCCAACTGATGACGTTTTTCGCCGAGGTCGGCTGCCAGTTTCCGCAATTCCCGTTCATCGCCCATTCGAGAGGATGGAGCGCGGAGGACATGGAGCGGAACAATTCCGAAGTGCAAACCAGTCGTGAATTGCGCGACGGGGCGCAGGCGTTGCTGTCGCGTGCCGTGGAGATGGCACGGCTGATGGTCGAGGGGCGATTGGCGGGGCACCCGCTGGCCCGTGGCGGCCGGAAGGCGCATCAACTCGATAGTGAACCGACGGGATAA
- a CDS encoding DUF5069 domain-containing protein, which yields MADLEKVRTLAKDLTKAYPRSPREMLGGYVIGARCADKCRAFLLGINGEYNYWPCSLAGLLFAFTGITPDQFKEIVATGATDEELGAWINVHSKVQDRQAVIEWNNKMRDLRLSEMAPAVQAYMEDYIPKYVPTHRPVYTYFDVYDLEEKRVRFQRPVLDVKGSPGAGCDMD from the coding sequence ATGGCTGATTTAGAGAAGGTTCGCACGCTTGCGAAAGATCTGACCAAGGCCTATCCTCGCAGCCCGCGGGAAATGCTGGGGGGCTATGTCATCGGGGCGCGTTGCGCGGACAAATGCCGGGCATTCCTGCTCGGCATCAATGGGGAGTACAACTACTGGCCCTGCTCTTTGGCAGGCCTGTTGTTCGCGTTCACGGGGATCACCCCGGACCAGTTCAAGGAGATCGTGGCAACCGGAGCAACCGATGAGGAACTTGGCGCATGGATCAACGTGCACAGCAAGGTCCAGGATCGACAGGCAGTCATCGAATGGAACAATAAGATGCGGGATCTGCGGCTGTCTGAGATGGCGCCGGCGGTGCAGGCGTATATGGAAGACTACATCCCGAAATACGTGCCGACGCATCGCCCTGTGTATACCTACTTCGATGTGTACGATCTGGAAGAGAAGCGTGTGCGATTTCAGCGCCCCGTGCTTGATGTGAAAGGAAGTCCCGGTGCCGGATGTGACATGGACTGA
- a CDS encoding VOC family protein, whose translation MAVQVYGCNHIVIEVTDAKKAVRFYSDVFGLKMMRGGEGAAWCKLGEHQFLAIFEVETLQPDRVKHFGLMVRDAQQIKEVRRKLTTKYKYKVKMEPQFRCDFRDPWGNRIQVGDLSDESLVWLLPYQEVQKAGITFSKPSRARQGRT comes from the coding sequence ATGGCGGTACAGGTCTATGGATGCAATCACATCGTGATCGAAGTGACCGACGCCAAGAAAGCGGTCCGGTTCTACTCGGACGTATTCGGCTTGAAGATGATGCGTGGCGGGGAAGGCGCGGCCTGGTGCAAACTCGGTGAGCATCAATTCCTGGCGATTTTCGAGGTGGAGACGTTGCAGCCGGATCGGGTGAAACATTTCGGATTGATGGTGCGGGATGCGCAGCAAATTAAAGAGGTACGGCGAAAGCTCACCACGAAATATAAATATAAGGTAAAGATGGAGCCCCAATTCCGGTGCGATTTCCGCGACCCCTGGGGAAACCGCATTCAGGTCGGCGACCTGTCTGATGAGTCATTGGTGTGGCTGCTCCCTTATCAAGAGGTCCAGAAGGCCGGAATCACGTTCTCCAAGCCCTCGCGCGCTCGACAAGGAAGGACGTGA